A genome region from Macrobrachium rosenbergii isolate ZJJX-2024 chromosome 42, ASM4041242v1, whole genome shotgun sequence includes the following:
- the LOC136827809 gene encoding uncharacterized protein, whose translation MQSVFPLSREDSDRTSSAATALVAVNGSSICCYGTLTRRISILGHKYDWPFVIADVKFPLLGADFLAHRVILVDVGRKRLQDTWTPNLPLDRSPPGWGCPPSASSLRTDTAPSSTSSQTSSSQSCVSCREPRLSTASITISPRQAHQHMPNSAACHPKNSKMLNEPLPRWNGLESAGRHRVRRRPPLHMVPVHLDDVPKTASIMPFVTYTFSYSTFGLRNAGATFQRLMDAILVDLPFCVCYLDDILIFSRSLEEHLHHVRFDKCTFRAEKLDFLGHENDEISLAGVRPMAFKVDAVKKFPTPKSIKSLQEFLSMVSYYRHFILDIAASYHKPLVHAFTRVGDAWSARQQRHLAAISEFGCTISYVPSKKNPVADALSRVEINSVHLDIDYEDLAKEQAADPETAAHCTALTALRWEDLPIGGSSSALFCNTSTGQSRPLIPVSRRKQTFDIIHGLSHPSGRTLHPTAWWKGPIVH comes from the exons ATGCAATCGGTGTTTCCGCTGTCGAGGGAGGACAGCGACCGCACATCCAGCGCCGCAACCGCACTGGTGGCCGTAAATGGAAGCTCCATCTGCTGCTACGGAACTTTgacccgcagaatatccatcctgggccataaatatgattGGCCCTTCGTCATCGCGGACGTTAAGTTTCCTCTCCTAGGGGCCGATTTCCTCGCACACCGCGTAATTCTGGTAGACGTCGGCCGAAAACGCCTGCAGGATACCTGGACACCGAACCTGCCGCTCGACCGCTCTCCACCGGGTTGGGGATGCCCGCCATCTGCTTCATCTCTTCGAACAGATACAGCGCCCTCCTCCACGAGTTCCCAGACgtcttcaagccagagctgcGTCAGTTGCCGGGAGCCCAGGCTaagcacggcatccatcaccatatcaccacgGCAGGCCCACCAACACATGCCAAATTCCGCcgcttgccacccaaaaaactccaagatgctaaacgagcctttgccgagatggaacgGATTGGAATCTGCAGGAAGGCATCGAGTCCGTAGGCgtccccccctccacatg gtaccagtgcaccTCGACGACGTTCCAAAGACAGCCAGCATCATGCCGTTCGtgacatataccttctcctactccaccttcggcctcaggaacgcCGGGGCTACGTTCCAGCGCCTTATGGACGCCATCTTGGTGGACCTACCTTTCTGTGTTTGCTACTtagacgacatcctgatcttctccaggtccctggAGGAACACCTGCACcacgtcaggttcgacaagtgtaccttcagaGCGGAAAAgttagacttcctgggccacgagaatGACGAGATCTCTCTGGCAGGTGTTCGCCCTATGGCCTTCAAAGTGGATGCAGTGAAgaagtttccaacaccaaaatccatcaagtccctgcaggagttcctcagcATGGTCAGCTACTACCGTCACTTCATACTGGACATcgccgcatcat accacaagccgttGGTGCATGCATTCACAAGGGTGGGAGACgcatggtcggcaagacagcagCGGCACCTGGCCGCTATCTCCGAGTTTGGCTGCACCATTAGCTATGTCCccagcaagaagaacccagtgGCTGACGCCCTATCAAGAGTAgagataaattcagtccacctggacATAGACTACGAGGACCTGGCGAAGGAACAAGCCGCGGACCCGGAAACAGCAGCCCACTGCACGGCACTCACTGCTCTGAGGTGGGAAGACTTGCCAATAGGTGGTTCCAGTTCAGCACTTTTCTGCAACACCAGCACTGGCCAATCCCGCCCCCTGATACCCGTGTCAAGAAGAAAGCAGActttcgacatcatccacgggctgtcccatccatcaggacgaaCCCTGCATCCAACGGCATGGTGGAAAGGACCCATCGTTCattga